The following proteins are co-located in the Escherichia fergusonii ATCC 35469 genome:
- the ltaE gene encoding low-specificity L-threonine aldolase, whose protein sequence is MIDLRSDTVTRPSRAMLEAMMAAPVGDDVYGDDPTVNALQDYAAELSGKEAAIFLPTGTQANLVALLSHCERGEEYIVGQAAHNYLFEAGGAAVLGSIQPQPIDADADGTLPLDKVAMKIKPDDIHFARTKLLSLENTHNGKVLPREYLKEAWEFTRERNLALHVDGARIFNAVVAYGCELKEITQYCDSFTICLSKGLGTPVGSLLVGNRDYIKRAIRWRKMTGGGMRQSGILAAAGMYALKNNVARLQEDRDNAAWMAEQLREAGADVMRQDTNMLFVRVGQENAAALGEYMKARNVLINASPIVRLVTHLDVSREQLAEVAAHWRTFLAR, encoded by the coding sequence ATGATTGATTTACGCAGTGATACCGTTACCCGACCGAGCCGCGCCATGCTCGAAGCAATGATGGCCGCCCCGGTTGGGGACGACGTTTACGGAGACGACCCTACCGTTAATGCTCTGCAGGACTATGCGGCAGAGCTTTCCGGGAAAGAAGCCGCCATTTTTCTGCCTACCGGCACTCAGGCCAACCTGGTCGCTCTGCTCAGTCACTGCGAACGCGGCGAAGAGTATATTGTCGGTCAGGCCGCGCATAACTATCTGTTTGAAGCCGGTGGCGCAGCGGTGCTGGGCAGTATTCAGCCGCAACCCATCGATGCTGACGCCGACGGTACGCTACCGCTGGATAAAGTCGCCATGAAAATCAAACCCGACGATATCCATTTCGCCCGCACCAAATTACTCAGTCTGGAAAACACCCACAATGGAAAAGTGCTGCCGCGGGAATACCTGAAAGAAGCATGGGAATTTACTCGCGAGCGCAATCTGGCACTGCATGTTGACGGTGCGCGCATCTTTAATGCCGTGGTGGCTTACGGCTGCGAACTGAAAGAGATCACGCAATATTGTGATTCGTTCACCATTTGTCTGTCGAAAGGTCTTGGTACGCCAGTCGGTTCATTACTGGTCGGCAATCGTGATTACATTAAACGCGCCATCCGCTGGCGGAAAATGACTGGCGGCGGGATGCGTCAATCCGGCATTCTGGCTGCCGCAGGGATGTATGCGCTGAAAAATAACGTCGCACGCTTGCAGGAAGACCGCGACAACGCAGCCTGGATGGCGGAGCAACTGCGTGAAGCAGGCGCGGATGTGATGCGTCAGGACACCAATATGCTGTTTGTTCGCGTCGGACAAGAAAATGCTGCCGCGTTAGGCGAATACATGAAAGCGAGAAACGTACTGATTAACGCCTCGCCGATTGTCCGCCTGGTAACCCATCTCGATGTCTCGCGTGAACAACTGGCAGAAGTCGCAGCCCACTGGCGCACTTTCCTGGCGCGTTAA
- the poxB gene encoding ubiquinone-dependent pyruvate dehydrogenase — translation MKQTVAAYIAKTLESAGVKRIWGVTGDSLNGLSDSLNRMGTIEWMSTRHEEVAAFAAGAEAQLSGELAVCAGSCGPGNLHLINGLFDCHRNHVPVLAIAAHIPSSEIGSGYFQETHPQELFRECSHYCELVSSPEQIPQVLAIAMRKAVLNRGVSVVVLPGDVALKPAPEGATTHWYHAPLPVVTPEEEELRKLAQLLRYSSNIALMCGSGCAGAHKELVEFAGKIKAPIVHALRGKEHVEYDNPYDVGMTGLIGFSSGFHTMMNADTLVLLGTQFPYRAFYPTDAKIIQIDINPASIGAHSKVDMALVGDIKSTLRALLPLVEEKTDRKFLDKALENYRDARKGLDDLAKPSEKAIHPQYLAQQISHFAADDAIFTCDVGTPTVWAARYLKMNGKRRLLGSFNHGSMANAMPQALGAQATEPERQVVAMCGDGGFSMLMGDFLSVVQMKLPVKIIVFNNSVLGFVAMEMKAGGYLTDGTELHDTNFARIAEACGIMGIRVEKASEVDEALQRAFSIDGPVLVDVVVAKEELAIPPQIKLEQAKGFSLYMLRAIISGRGDEVIELAKTNWLR, via the coding sequence ATGAAACAAACGGTTGCAGCTTATATCGCCAAAACACTCGAATCAGCAGGGGTAAAACGCATTTGGGGAGTGACGGGCGACTCTCTGAACGGTCTTAGCGACAGTCTTAATCGCATGGGCACCATCGAGTGGATGTCCACCCGTCATGAAGAAGTGGCGGCCTTTGCCGCTGGCGCTGAAGCCCAACTTAGCGGGGAACTGGCGGTCTGCGCCGGATCATGCGGACCTGGCAACCTGCACTTAATCAACGGTTTGTTCGATTGTCACCGTAATCACGTTCCGGTACTGGCAATTGCCGCTCATATCCCTTCCAGCGAAATTGGCAGCGGCTATTTCCAGGAAACCCACCCGCAAGAGTTATTCCGCGAATGTAGCCATTATTGCGAGCTGGTTTCCAGCCCGGAGCAGATCCCACAAGTGCTGGCGATTGCTATGCGTAAAGCGGTGCTAAACCGTGGCGTTTCGGTTGTCGTTTTACCGGGCGACGTGGCGCTAAAACCTGCACCGGAAGGGGCAACTACCCACTGGTATCACGCCCCCTTACCCGTTGTCACACCTGAAGAAGAAGAGTTACGCAAACTGGCGCAACTGCTGCGTTACTCAAGCAATATCGCCCTGATGTGCGGTAGCGGCTGCGCGGGGGCGCATAAAGAGCTCGTCGAGTTTGCCGGAAAAATTAAAGCGCCAATTGTTCATGCCCTGCGCGGTAAAGAGCATGTCGAATACGATAATCCGTATGATGTCGGAATGACGGGATTAATCGGCTTCTCGTCAGGTTTTCATACCATGATGAACGCCGACACGTTAGTGCTGCTCGGCACCCAATTCCCCTACCGTGCGTTCTACCCGACCGATGCCAAAATTATTCAGATTGATATCAACCCGGCCAGCATCGGCGCGCACAGTAAGGTGGATATGGCACTGGTCGGTGATATCAAATCGACTCTGCGTGCATTGCTGCCTTTAGTGGAAGAAAAAACCGATCGCAAATTCCTTGATAAAGCGCTGGAAAATTACCGCGATGCCCGTAAAGGGCTGGACGATTTAGCTAAACCGAGTGAGAAAGCCATTCACCCGCAATATCTGGCGCAGCAAATTAGCCATTTTGCTGCCGATGACGCCATTTTCACCTGTGATGTCGGCACACCAACGGTATGGGCGGCGCGTTATCTGAAAATGAACGGCAAGCGCCGCCTGTTAGGTTCTTTTAACCACGGTTCGATGGCTAATGCCATGCCTCAGGCGCTGGGCGCGCAGGCAACCGAGCCGGAACGTCAGGTGGTCGCCATGTGCGGTGATGGCGGTTTCAGTATGTTGATGGGCGATTTTCTCTCAGTGGTACAAATGAAGTTGCCGGTAAAAATTATCGTCTTTAACAACAGTGTGCTGGGCTTTGTGGCGATGGAGATGAAAGCTGGTGGCTACCTGACTGACGGCACCGAACTGCATGACACCAACTTTGCCCGCATTGCTGAAGCGTGCGGCATTATGGGTATTCGCGTGGAAAAAGCGTCTGAAGTCGATGAAGCCCTGCAACGCGCATTCTCCATCGACGGCCCGGTACTGGTAGATGTGGTGGTTGCGAAAGAAGAATTAGCCATTCCGCCGCAGATCAAACTCGAACAAGCCAAAGGTTTTAGCCTGTATATGCTGCGCGCAATCATCAGCGGACGCGGCGATGAAGTGATCGAACTGGCGAAAACGAACTGGCTAAGGTAA
- a CDS encoding DoxX family protein, with translation MVASLLNAVNRMLTHEDFGKLLLRLAVGGLMLFHGVHKLFAGIDGISGMLIAKGFPGFIAYGVLIGEVVAPVLIILGILTRPSALVIALTMVVAWLMVGMGKTGMLDKTGAWAIESLVYFFVAALAVAFLGAGRYAVAGNSAWR, from the coding sequence ATGGTTGCATCATTGTTAAATGCAGTAAACCGAATGCTGACACATGAGGATTTTGGCAAATTATTGTTACGTTTGGCCGTGGGCGGATTAATGCTGTTTCACGGGGTGCATAAATTATTTGCCGGGATTGATGGTATTAGTGGAATGCTGATTGCAAAAGGTTTCCCCGGTTTTATTGCCTACGGTGTACTTATTGGGGAAGTAGTTGCGCCAGTACTGATTATATTAGGTATTTTGACGAGACCTTCTGCTCTTGTTATCGCCCTGACCATGGTCGTTGCATGGTTGATGGTGGGAATGGGAAAAACAGGGATGCTGGATAAAACCGGTGCCTGGGCGATTGAAAGCCTGGTTTATTTCTTTGTTGCAGCTCTTGCAGTCGCGTTTCTGGGCGCGGGACGTTATGCCGTGGCGGGTAACTCTGCCTGGCGATAA
- the hcr gene encoding NADH oxidoreductase, with protein sequence MTMPTNQCPWRMQVHHITQETPDVWTISLICHDYYPYRAGQYALVSVRNSAETLRAYTISSTPGVSEYITLTVRRIDDGVGSQWLTRDVKRGDYLWLSDAMGEFTCDDKAEDKFLLLAAGCGVTPIMSMRRWLAKNRPQADVQVFYNVRTPQDVIFADEWRDYPVTLVAENNVTEGFVAGRLTRELLTSVPDLASRTVMTCGPAPYMDWVEQEVKALGVTRFFKEKFFTPVAEAATSGLKFTKLQPAQEFYAPVGTTLLEALESNKVPVVAACRAGVCGCCKTKVVSGEYTVSSTMTLTDAEIAEGYVLACSCHPQGDLVLA encoded by the coding sequence ATGACGATGCCAACCAATCAATGCCCGTGGCGGATGCAGGTTCATCACATTACGCAAGAAACGCCGGATGTGTGGACGATTTCCCTGATTTGCCACGATTACTACCCGTATCGCGCCGGGCAATATGCGCTGGTCAGCGTGCGAAACTCAGCGGAAACGCTGCGTGCTTACACCATTTCCTCCACACCAGGCGTGAGTGAATACATCACTCTGACCGTGCGGCGGATTGATGACGGTGTCGGTTCCCAGTGGCTGACCCGCGATGTAAAACGCGGTGACTACCTCTGGCTTTCAGACGCGATGGGGGAATTTACCTGCGACGATAAAGCAGAAGATAAATTCCTGTTGCTGGCGGCCGGCTGCGGCGTCACACCGATTATGTCGATGCGTCGCTGGCTGGCGAAAAATCGCCCGCAGGCGGATGTGCAGGTGTTCTACAACGTGCGTACGCCGCAGGATGTTATTTTCGCCGATGAATGGCGTGACTATCCGGTGACACTGGTGGCGGAAAATAACGTTACCGAGGGTTTCGTTGCCGGACGTCTGACACGTGAACTGCTGACAAGCGTTCCTGATTTAGCCTCTCGTACTGTGATGACCTGTGGCCCGGCTCCGTATATGGATTGGGTAGAACAGGAAGTGAAAGCGCTCGGCGTGACGCGTTTCTTTAAAGAGAAGTTCTTTACGCCAGTGGCGGAAGCAGCAACCAGTGGTCTGAAATTCACCAAACTGCAACCAGCGCAAGAATTTTACGCACCTGTTGGCACGACACTGCTGGAGGCGCTGGAAAGCAATAAAGTTCCGGTTGTCGCCGCCTGCCGTGCGGGTGTTTGCGGCTGCTGTAAAACGAAGGTGGTTTCCGGTGAATATACGGTGAGCAGCACGATGACGCTGACCGACGCCGAAATCGCTGAAGGTTACGTACTGGCCTGCTCCTGCCATCCGCAGGGGGATTTGGTTCTCGCGTAA
- the hcp gene encoding hydroxylamine reductase: MFCVQCEQTIRTPAGNGCSYAQGMCGKTAETSDLQDLLIAALQGLSAWAVKAREYGIINHDVDSFAPRAFFSTLTNVNFDSPRIVGYAREAIALREALKAQCLAVDANARVDNPMADLQLVSDDPGELQRQAAEFTPNKDKAAIGENILGLRLLCLYGLKGAAAYMEHAHVLGQYDNDIYAQYHKIMAWLGTWPADMNALLECSMEIGQMNFKVMSILDAGETGKYGHPTPTQVNVKATAGKCILISGHDLKDLYNLLEQTEGTGVNVYTHGEMLPAHGYPELRKFKHLVGNYGSGWQNQQVEFARFPGPIVMTSNCIIDPTVGAYDDRIWTRSIVGWPGVRHLDGDDFSAVIAQAQQMAGFPYSEIPHLITVGFGRQTLLDAADTLIDLVSREKLRHIFLLGGCDGARGERHYFTDFATSVPDDCLILTLACGKYRFNKLEFGDIEGLPRLVDAGQCNDAYSAIILAVTLAEKLGCGVNDLPLSLVLSWFEQKAIVILLTLLSLGVKNIVTGPTAPGFLTPDLLAVLNEKFGLRSITTVEEDMKQLLSA; encoded by the coding sequence ATGTTTTGTGTGCAATGTGAACAAACTATCCGTACTCCGGCAGGAAACGGCTGCTCATACGCGCAGGGGATGTGTGGTAAAACGGCGGAAACCTCTGACCTTCAGGATTTACTCATCGCGGCGCTGCAAGGGCTTTCAGCCTGGGCGGTAAAAGCGCGTGAATACGGCATCATCAACCATGACGTTGACAGCTTCGCGCCGCGCGCATTTTTCTCAACCCTGACCAACGTTAACTTCGATTCTCCGCGTATTGTCGGCTACGCCCGTGAAGCAATTGCCCTGCGTGAGGCGCTGAAAGCACAGTGCCTGGCTGTAGATGCCAACGCCCGCGTCGATAACCCGATGGCTGACCTGCAACTGGTGAGTGACGATCCCGGCGAGCTGCAACGTCAGGCGGCGGAATTTACTCCCAATAAAGATAAAGCTGCGATTGGCGAAAACATTCTCGGCCTGCGTCTGCTCTGCCTGTATGGCCTGAAAGGTGCTGCCGCCTATATGGAACACGCGCACGTTCTCGGTCAATATGACAACGATATTTACGCCCAGTACCATAAAATCATGGCATGGCTGGGTACCTGGCCTGCCGATATGAACGCACTTCTCGAGTGCTCCATGGAAATCGGCCAGATGAACTTCAAAGTGATGAGCATTCTGGACGCAGGCGAAACCGGTAAATACGGTCACCCGACGCCAACTCAAGTCAACGTCAAAGCAACAGCGGGTAAATGCATTCTGATTTCCGGTCACGATCTCAAAGATCTCTACAACTTGCTGGAACAGACCGAAGGCACGGGTGTTAATGTCTACACCCACGGCGAAATGCTGCCTGCGCATGGCTACCCGGAGCTGCGTAAATTCAAGCATCTGGTCGGTAACTACGGCAGCGGCTGGCAGAATCAGCAAGTGGAGTTCGCTCGTTTCCCTGGCCCCATCGTAATGACCTCGAACTGCATCATCGACCCAACCGTCGGTGCTTATGACGATCGTATCTGGACCCGCAGCATTGTTGGCTGGCCGGGTGTGCGTCATCTGGACGGTGATGATTTCTCAGCAGTTATTGCCCAGGCGCAACAAATGGCGGGCTTCCCGTACAGCGAAATTCCGCACCTGATCACCGTGGGCTTTGGTCGTCAAACGCTGCTTGACGCAGCCGATACGCTGATTGATCTGGTAAGCCGTGAAAAACTGCGTCATATCTTCCTGCTTGGCGGCTGTGACGGCGCACGCGGCGAGCGTCACTACTTCACCGATTTCGCCACCAGCGTGCCGGATGACTGTCTGATCCTGACTCTCGCCTGTGGTAAATATCGCTTTAACAAACTCGAGTTTGGCGATATCGAAGGTCTGCCGCGTCTGGTAGATGCTGGTCAGTGTAACGATGCTTACTCAGCGATTATTCTGGCTGTCACTTTGGCAGAAAAACTGGGCTGCGGTGTCAACGATCTGCCGTTGTCGCTGGTACTCTCCTGGTTCGAACAAAAAGCGATTGTTATTCTGCTGACGCTGCTTTCTCTGGGCGTGAAAAATATCGTTACCGGCCCGACTGCACCTGGCTTCCTGACGCCAGACCTGCTGGCGGTACTGAACGAGAAATTCGGCCTGCGTTCTATCACCACTGTTGAAGAAGACATGAAGCAACTGTTGAGCGCGTAA
- the lysO gene encoding L-lysine exporter LysO, protein MFSGLLIILVPLIVGYLIPLRQQAALKVINQLLSWMVYLILFFMGISLAFLDNLASNLLAILHYSAVSITVILLCNIVALMWLERGLPWRNHHQQEKLPSRIAMALESLKLCGVVVIGFAIGLSGLGFLQHATEASEYTLILLLFLVGIQLRNNGMTLKQIVLNRRGMIVAVVVVASSLIGGLINAFILDLPINTALAMASGFGWYSLSGILLTESFGPVIGSAAFFNDLARELLAIMLIPGLIRRSRSTALGLCGATSMDFTLPVLQRTGGLDMVPAAIVHGFILSLLVPILIAFFSA, encoded by the coding sequence ATGTTTTCTGGGCTGTTAATCATTCTGGTTCCCCTGATTGTGGGTTACCTCATTCCGCTTCGCCAACAAGCTGCGTTAAAAGTTATTAATCAGCTATTAAGCTGGATGGTTTACCTTATTCTCTTTTTTATGGGTATCAGTCTGGCGTTTCTCGATAACCTCGCCAGTAACCTGTTGGCGATTCTGCATTATTCCGCCGTCAGTATTACCGTTATTTTACTGTGTAATATTGTCGCACTGATGTGGCTGGAGCGAGGCCTGCCGTGGCGCAACCACCATCAGCAAGAAAAACTCCCGTCACGTATTGCGATGGCGCTGGAGTCCCTCAAGCTCTGCGGTGTGGTGGTGATTGGCTTTGCTATTGGCCTTAGCGGATTAGGTTTCTTACAACACGCTACGGAAGCCAGCGAATACACGTTAATTCTGCTACTTTTCCTCGTCGGTATTCAGTTGCGTAATAATGGCATGACCTTAAAGCAGATTGTCCTTAATCGCCGGGGAATGATTGTCGCTGTGGTGGTGGTGGCCAGTTCTTTAATTGGTGGTTTAATTAACGCCTTTATTCTTGATCTTCCCATCAATACCGCGCTGGCAATGGCTTCCGGTTTCGGCTGGTATTCTCTTTCCGGTATTTTATTGACCGAGTCTTTTGGTCCGGTAATCGGGAGCGCAGCGTTTTTTAATGATCTGGCCCGTGAGCTGCTTGCTATTATGTTGATCCCAGGCCTGATTCGCCGTAGCCGCTCTACTGCACTGGGCTTATGCGGTGCGACGTCGATGGATTTCACACTGCCCGTTCTTCAACGTACTGGCGGACTGGATATGGTCCCGGCGGCGATTGTTCACGGTTTTATTCTTAGCCTGTTAGTGCCGATCCTCATCGCCTTTTTCTCTGCATAA
- a CDS encoding IS110 family transposase: protein MKVSTLGIDLAKNVFQLHGVDHEGHTILRKKLTRAKFVQFVIQLEPCLIGMEACSSSHYFARLFTRYGHEVKLIPPQYVKPYVKTNKTDAADAEAICEAVTRPNMRFVQIKTEEQQAVLALHTERGILIRERIACANSLRATLAEFGITIAAGQSHLTRELPAILEDGENGLSPFVRTSIYRQSKHIRELEEQVKQVEEALASWYRTQEACQRMAKIPGVGMLTATYVVAAVGNARQFSTAKQFASWLGLTPKEHSSGGKQQLGGISKRGDGYFRYLLVHGARALTAWVNRNGAVEENSWLQGLLERKHYNVAVVAMAAKTARIMWSMLSHNTEYQPRQLA from the coding sequence ATGAAAGTATCAACTCTTGGTATCGACCTGGCAAAGAACGTTTTTCAGCTTCATGGTGTCGATCATGAAGGCCATACTATTTTGCGTAAAAAGCTCACCCGGGCTAAGTTTGTTCAGTTTGTGATTCAACTGGAACCTTGTCTGATTGGCATGGAAGCCTGCTCATCCAGTCATTATTTTGCGCGATTATTCACCCGCTATGGTCATGAGGTAAAACTCATACCTCCGCAGTATGTGAAGCCTTATGTGAAAACGAACAAGACGGATGCAGCAGATGCTGAAGCAATCTGCGAAGCGGTAACCCGCCCGAATATGCGTTTTGTTCAGATAAAAACCGAAGAGCAGCAGGCCGTTTTAGCGTTACACACTGAACGGGGAATACTTATCCGTGAGCGGATTGCCTGTGCCAATAGTTTAAGAGCCACACTTGCTGAGTTTGGTATTACGATTGCGGCCGGACAAAGCCATTTAACACGTGAGCTGCCAGCCATTCTGGAGGATGGCGAAAATGGTTTATCTCCCTTTGTCAGAACCAGCATCTACAGACAGTCTAAACATATCCGGGAACTTGAAGAACAAGTTAAACAGGTAGAAGAAGCTCTGGCCTCCTGGTATAGAACGCAGGAAGCCTGCCAGAGAATGGCCAAGATCCCGGGGGTTGGCATGCTAACGGCCACTTATGTGGTAGCAGCAGTGGGTAATGCCCGACAATTCAGTACCGCAAAGCAGTTCGCTTCATGGCTGGGGCTGACACCAAAGGAACATTCCAGCGGCGGGAAACAGCAACTGGGAGGGATCAGCAAACGTGGAGATGGATATTTCCGATACCTGCTGGTTCACGGCGCACGCGCACTTACCGCCTGGGTCAACCGAAACGGCGCGGTTGAGGAGAATTCCTGGCTTCAGGGACTCCTTGAGCGGAAGCACTACAATGTAGCTGTTGTCGCCATGGCGGCAAAAACAGCGAGGATCATGTGGTCAATGTTGTCACACAATACTGAATATCAACCTCGGCAGCTCGCCTGA
- the aqpZ gene encoding aquaporin Z: MFRKLAAECFGTFWLVFGGCGSAVLAAGFPELGIGFAGVALAFGLTVLTMAFAVGHISGGHFNPAVTIGLWAGGRFPAKEVVGYVIAQVVGGIVAAALLYLIASGKTGFDAAASGFASNGYGEHSPGGYSMLSALVVELVLSAGFLLVIHGATDKFAPAGFAPIAIGLALTLIHLISIPVTNTSVNPARSTAVAIFQGGWALEQLWFFWVVPIVGGIIGGLIYRTLLEKRN; encoded by the coding sequence ATGTTCAGAAAATTAGCAGCTGAATGTTTTGGTACTTTCTGGCTTGTTTTTGGTGGCTGCGGTAGTGCTGTACTGGCCGCAGGCTTCCCGGAATTAGGCATTGGTTTTGCCGGCGTGGCGCTGGCATTCGGTTTGACCGTTCTGACAATGGCCTTTGCTGTTGGTCATATTTCTGGTGGTCATTTTAACCCGGCGGTCACTATTGGCTTATGGGCTGGCGGACGTTTTCCGGCAAAAGAAGTCGTTGGCTACGTAATTGCCCAGGTTGTCGGCGGTATTGTTGCAGCGGCGCTGCTGTATTTAATTGCCAGTGGTAAAACGGGTTTTGACGCGGCAGCCAGCGGCTTTGCTTCTAACGGTTATGGCGAGCATTCACCAGGCGGTTATTCCATGCTTTCCGCGCTGGTCGTTGAACTGGTATTGAGTGCAGGTTTCTTGCTGGTGATCCACGGCGCAACCGACAAATTCGCTCCGGCGGGTTTTGCACCAATTGCCATTGGTCTGGCATTAACGCTGATTCACTTAATCAGTATTCCGGTGACTAACACTTCCGTTAACCCGGCGCGCAGTACTGCGGTTGCCATCTTCCAGGGCGGCTGGGCGTTAGAACAACTGTGGTTCTTCTGGGTGGTGCCAATTGTCGGCGGTATTATCGGTGGTCTGATTTACCGGACCCTGCTGGAAAAACGTAATTAA
- a CDS encoding ATP-dependent endonuclease, producing the protein MILERVEIVGFRGINRLSLMLEQNNVLIGENAWGKSSLLDALTLLLSPESDLYHFDRDDFWFPPGDVGGREHHLQIILTFRESLPGRHRVRRYQPLAECWTPCRDGYHRVFYRLEGESHDDGSVMTLRSFLDGDGHPLAIADINEQARHLVRLMPVLRLRDARFMRRIRNGTVPNVPNVEVTARELDYLARELATRPQNLTDAQIRQGLSAMVQLLEHYFSEQGAGQARYRLMRRRGNNDQRSWRYLDIINRMIDRPGGRTHRVILLGLFSTLLQAKGTIRLDRDARPLLLVEDPETRLHPIMLSVAWQLLNLLPLQRITTTNSGELLSLTPVEHVCRLVRESSRVAAWRLGPGGLSAEDGRRIAFHIRFNRASSLFARCWLLVEGETETWVINELARQCGHHFDAEGIKVIEFAQSGLKPLVKFARRMGIEWHVLVDGDEAGKKYAATVRSLLNNDRDAEHEHLTALPALDMEHFMYRQGFSDVFHRVAQIPQNVPMNMRKIISKAIHRSSKPDLAIEVAMEAGRRGVDAVPVLFKKMFSRVVWLARGRAD; encoded by the coding sequence ATGATTCTTGAACGCGTTGAAATAGTTGGCTTTCGTGGTATCAATCGTCTGTCGCTGATGCTGGAACAAAATAATGTGCTGATCGGCGAGAACGCATGGGGTAAATCCAGCCTGCTGGATGCGCTGACTCTTTTATTATCTCCTGAATCAGATCTTTACCACTTTGACCGCGATGATTTTTGGTTTCCGCCAGGGGATGTTGGTGGGCGGGAACATCATCTGCAAATCATCCTTACTTTTCGTGAATCATTACCGGGACGGCATCGTGTGCGCCGTTATCAGCCATTGGCTGAGTGTTGGACGCCATGTCGTGATGGCTATCACCGGGTTTTCTATCGCCTTGAAGGGGAAAGCCACGATGATGGTAGCGTAATGACCTTGCGTAGCTTCCTCGATGGCGACGGACATCCGTTGGCGATTGCTGATATTAACGAGCAGGCGAGGCATCTGGTACGGTTAATGCCAGTGCTTCGTTTGCGTGATGCCCGCTTTATGCGGCGCATTCGTAATGGCACGGTGCCAAACGTTCCCAATGTGGAAGTTACAGCGCGGGAACTGGATTATCTGGCTCGTGAACTGGCTACGCGCCCGCAAAACCTTACTGATGCGCAGATTCGACAGGGGTTGTCGGCAATGGTGCAACTGCTGGAGCACTATTTTTCCGAGCAAGGCGCAGGGCAGGCGCGCTATCGCCTGATGCGTCGTCGGGGCAATAATGATCAGCGTAGTTGGCGTTATCTCGACATCATTAACCGCATGATTGACCGCCCCGGTGGGCGAACGCATCGGGTGATTTTGTTGGGGCTGTTCTCCACTTTATTGCAGGCGAAAGGAACAATACGGCTGGACAGAGATGCCAGACCCTTGCTGCTGGTGGAAGATCCTGAAACGCGCTTGCATCCAATTATGCTGTCGGTCGCCTGGCAGTTACTAAACTTGTTGCCTCTGCAGCGTATTACCACCACGAACTCCGGTGAGTTGCTTTCTCTTACACCTGTTGAACATGTGTGCCGCCTGGTGCGTGAGTCTTCACGTGTCGCTGCATGGCGTCTGGGGCCGGGGGGATTGAGTGCTGAAGATGGCCGACGGATTGCTTTTCATATTCGCTTTAACCGTGCTTCTTCACTGTTTGCCCGCTGCTGGTTGCTGGTGGAGGGGGAAACAGAAACCTGGGTCATCAATGAACTGGCCCGTCAGTGTGGTCATCACTTTGACGCTGAGGGGATTAAAGTGATTGAGTTTGCTCAGTCAGGTCTAAAACCGTTGGTGAAATTTGCCCGTCGAATGGGGATCGAATGGCATGTTCTGGTTGATGGTGATGAGGCCGGGAAAAAATATGCCGCTACAGTGCGCAGCTTGCTTAACAATGATCGTGATGCCGAACATGAACATTTGACTGCATTGCCCGCACTGGATATGGAACATTTTATGTATCGGCAGGGCTTTTCTGATGTCTTTCATCGGGTGGCGCAAATTCCGCAAAATGTACCGATGAATATGCGCAAAATTATCTCGAAGGCGATCCATCGCTCTTCGAAACCCGATCTTGCCATCGAAGTGGCTATGGAAGCCGGACGACGTGGTGTTGATGCAGTGCCAGTATTGTTTAAGAAAATGTTCTCCAGGGTGGTATGGCTGGCACGCGGCCGGGCAGATTAA